In Ornithodoros turicata isolate Travis chromosome 1, ASM3712646v1, whole genome shotgun sequence, the DNA window acaggagacagagaaacacggacacaatgacatgattcagatcatgatatgctgtcaatttttttctatgtctctggttctacatttCATGAACATGTGcaacattgccagcacccttgccctcttgctacgaagagagcatcttagtaataaaaatgcaggttgtgaaATGCACGTAagcagtgcttacattttttggggtcttcactcatttaatgtttatgccagaaaatgctcgGCTAGTTCACATGGCACTGATATCATTATTGTAACCGGATTCCAAGGGCTCGAtcttgaacttttcgctattcTCAAGCTCCGCCCACATTTACCGAGCGTTATCGGGTCCTCGTAACGCGCGTTGCGTTAAATTTCTTCATAACGTGCGCTATCCGTAACGCGGCTCCTCCCATCCCCTCCAGCCAGCAAGAATGGCGCTGGTCGCGAGAGTATTAGCGTCCGGCGAATCGCTGCCGCCGTTGCGTTTGTTTACGTTCGTGTTATGTGCCAAACAAAATGGCAGAGCGTCAATAAGTTACGGAGTTATTGCTCGGTGGCTATAGCTATACCTTTAGAAGACCACGAAATAGTTTCACGAGACCACATAAATGTTTGTGCAGGGAGAGTGATGGTGGCCTTGTACCGGAGAGTTGTATAAACCTGTTTGCGAAGTAGTGTGCTGCGCTTTGCTGTGCTGTGGACATGTCAACTGCCGGTGTCAATACCGTCAAAATGTGGTGTGCAGCGGTGATGTGCGTCATCACAGTACGTCTTCGTTGCTCGTTGAGAACATACTTTGTAATTATGATGACTGGAATTGGTGGTAATCGTGTATGGTGGTGTGACGAAGTGGTCTCTGATCGCGTACGGGTTTCGCATAGCCCGCTGCAAGGTGTGTGCTCTCGCTATTTGCTGATGTGTTGATGTCTGTAAGTCTCAGAGCGCATGCAGTCACTGGTAAATGTAATCACCTTCCGGTTTGTGTAATGTTTGAACCCACTGAAGATACGGTGTTTCATCGACGAACTACGAGCGACGTAGGCTCGTCACTGGGTGCAAAACTGTCGTCTCCTTCGTACCTCTGTACCAACGTGTTTATGTTTCATCTAAAGGTTCAGGATAATAAATGTGGTGACAAGTCATTTGTGCGGGAGAGCCAATATTAACTGCCTGCAACAAATTTACATTTGCAAACGTTCCTTTATGTCCGgtgtctgtcgtctgctttggtatTCCTTCATTGCAGACGACTGACCGTGCATCTGCAAATCTGTCGTGTTCGATCCACGCGTCACTTGTTCTAACTCGTCCACAGCGATTTTGTGTAATGGGCAGTCGAGCGAGGAGTCAGAAAACATCCCGAGAACAATATGATATATTGCTTACTCATATGGAAGAAACCCCCCTTCTACTCGACAATAAACTGACGCCAAATTTTACTATACAAGTAAGGGAGGAGCATTGGAAATTTTTGTGTGAAAAATTAAATGCAGCAGGCCCTGCAAAAACAGCAGATAAATGGAAAAAGGTGAGTATTGAAGGGTGTCTGGTAATTTCTCTACAAGTGTGTGTACAACAAGATTAACAAATTGTATCTCAGGTCTGGTCAGATTGGAGGTGTAAGGTAAAAGAGAAAGCTGCTGGCAGTAGGAGAGACCTGCAGCGAACTGGAGGGGGAGAAAAGACTGCTCCTGAGATGACCCCTCTGAAGAAGAGGCTAGCTGCCCTTATTGGGATCCACGCAGTAAGTGGTGACCCACTAATTCAGGAAAGTGAGGTAAGAAGCACTAAAATCTCTATACCGTTGTGCTTAGTTCACTTCTACGGTTGAACATTGGAACATTTTGTAATGCGGGATATGTAGTctcattttattttgtctcttgcgacgtaaaccccaGTTATTCTTATTATTCTCTCAAGGTTCTACCTGGCCCATCGCAGGCACATTTGGTGCCACTTAACCTGCAGAGTGAGGCTGCAACTGGACCTGCAACTACAGCGGAGTCCCTTCAGGATGGAGCAGAGGAAAGCACAGAGGAGACTGAAAGGACAGTGGGTTCACCACCTCCGCTGCCTCGTCCCCGCACATTCTTGCCTCCAATGGGTCGCAGAACACGACGAGGTAGGTTATCAATTTCGCTGTTCATGTGTTACTTATTACTATATCACAATTCAGTGTCTGAGTGTTTAAAATAACAGTAGACTGTCATTAGTTGAAACTCTGATACCTCAATGTGGCTGACCTAGAGCACATACGACAGCAGTTCCTGATGCCCAAATATGTCTTATtgcattatttattttttattgcagTGTTTGATCACTCTCTCATGATTTGAGCTTCTCTTAATTCAGACAGcgagaggggaaaaaaagttgGTTCCCAGGGGATTGACTTAAAGGTAGCCCAGTATATATGTTTAAGTCTGGTACCTACTTGCATATTGCATTGCATTGACTTGCATATTGCAACTCatcagattaaaaaaaaacacgttcttCTTAGAAAAATTTGTTCTATAACGGCTGAAATCATGCTTTGTCATAAAAACATGATATAGTGATAAGATACCTGTTTTATATTACAGCTTTGCAGCAAACTTCGGTCAGACAATATAATTTCAAATGTCCTACACTGATTATGCTATCATTCATTTCCATCGTGCCAAGCTCGCAGATCTGTGCGCTGTAGACCTTAACAGGCACAGTAATGTTTAGTCTCTCAGTTACCATTATCTGCACCCTAACATACACTTTCTTTCTTCAAGTGCCTCCACCTTCTACGAGGCCTTCAGCTCATGATGAGCTGGTGAACCTAATGAAAGAAATGAGGGACCAGCAACAGGAGAACCAGACAGTGCTGCACCAGATTGCAGGGGCATTAACAGACATTTCAAATAGTCTGTCTGTTATTGCCTCTGCCTTTTTGGAACAAGACATAGGCGATGCACATTAAGGTGAGGTTCCTCTTAATAGCAGCATTATGCTTCCTGGGTTCCTTTCTATTCCACCAAACACAGAAGCATGAAAGTATATCTGTAATTTCTAAGTAACCTTAgatgtgtcatattggaatgaaaAGAAAATGTAGGCATACAccacgaacacacacacacatgtattGCACAGAAATGTCACCTTTGTGCAAGGTACTGCACAACATAATGCCTCACCGCTGCCCCACGAGCCCTTACATCACTTCCGTCGAGCATGTGCCCACTCATAAGGCCCTGCATGTTTTCCAGTGGCATATCTTCCACAGGTTCAGGGTCAGGGTCTGGAACATGGTACAGCTTGCATATATTGTGAAGGACTGCACAAGCATTGACAATATATGCTGCTTTGGTGGGGCTATAATGAAGTGCTCTAAAGCGCAGAAGGCATCGAAACCTTGACTTTAGCACCCCAAAACACCTCTCAATAAAAATTCTTGCACGTGCATGTGCCATGTTGAACATCTCTTCTTGAGGAGACTGTTGTTCGCCAAGAATTGGAGTGAGAAGCCATGGTTCAAGCGGGTACCCACTGTCACCTGAAATTACAGATTCATTTTACTTATATTTTCCAGGTACCCATGAACGACCGAAGAACCTCACTAAGGATAGGACACGTGACATTGGACAGCATGTCTACGTTCTTGTATATGGACATTATCAATGCTTTATTATGTATTTTAACAGCTTGCTTGCCATATTTATTGCTTTGTTGTGTACACTAAAATCACTATATTATCTGGCATTATTAGTTAGGCCTTAAATTTTTGGCACTAAAAACTATGGAAATGGGGTGGCATTTAGGCCTTCAATACACTAAAGCAGGGAAAATGGGCACTAAAATCTAGTACGCTCTTTGCATTTGTTGGAGTTTCAGAATGGTCCATCCAGGAAAACTTCTGCGTTTCAAGGCTGCGGTACCAtacaagttttcattttggtcCATGAATACTAGGATAGCGTGCAACCACGCTACATTGAGTAGTTCATTTAGTTATCTGCCATCGAATATCTTGAGAGCAAAAGAAAGGCcaaatattttcatgacatATACATGAGCCCTTCTAGGAAATTGGGGTACTGAGGGATACCAAAtgcacaaaaaggaaaaaatatgcCAACACATACAAATGAAAAGCAAAATGTATTGCACACAATTTGTACACACACGTATAGGGTGTtctcacatgacgtcaaacgaacccATTTGGCCGCtatggtggtggtcactttttcggcgtaGCTGCCGAGTgtatctagcatttgctcgaaaacgaagcctttgatgttgttttgaAATCCGTTCGcgtccgtacccttcttttTGTCCCAAAGGCACATTGTtattgtcgttctcacatttcCTTTTATGAAAAGTATGGACGCATTGAAAAAGTATGGTCGCGgagcgcagtttgtcatctttcaatgccgttagcacgaaaagtgaccactaCTGGGAGGAGCTCACAAGCATGCCATGTCACTGCcgcgtcacaatgtgacgtaggtggAAACTCCCTATATGGCTTCATCTTGCATTATGATGTTTCTATCAATAATTTTACTGTCAGCCGACTGATGACTCACCAACTAGCCAGCCACCTTCGCCATTTGTGATATGGCCCCCTATGAAAAGGTCACGAAGAAGGGAATGCCTCCAAATAAAAGAGTCATGGGAACTCCCAGGATACCTTGCGTTCACATTGAGTATGAACAGCTCTGTATCACATACCTATAGAACAGAAAGAAATTGTACTTATTGTGACCAAAAACAGAATCCGCAATGTTGTGGTTCTGATTTTCTTGAGGGGTGGGGAATGTACCACCACTGAATAAATCTATGAAAATATATTGTGCAGTTGAAAAGCAGTAGGCTAATCTTGCGCTTTCATAGTTTCTCAAAGGCCTTCCTTATCCCCTGTTTGAGCTGTTTAACACATTTGGACAACTAATCTAACACAACTATAAAATTGGGACTGAAGATACATGCCATCTGCACATTCAGGGAGTGGTACCCCTTCCTGTTGACATACACACATTCTCTGTAGGTTGGCTCTGACGGGCCAATTATGGCAACGTGCGTGCAGTCTATGGCTCCTATGCAGGCTGGCATTCCCG includes these proteins:
- the LOC135378946 gene encoding putative nuclease HARBI1, translating into MADVVSVIAAALVARSFRRERVFRSPEDAFAYDEQQFRDLFRLPKDAVRALCDELRDILSPRTARRTALSVEAKVLIALRFYATGSYQRCVGQEVTISIVQSCVSDCISSVSKAICDLLLTRYCSFPRTAEELTHLKMGFTSVSGMPACIGAIDCTHVAIIGPSEPTYRECVYVNRKGYHSLNVQMVCDTELFILNVNARYPGSSHDSFIWRHSLLRDLFIGGHITNGEGGWLVGDSGYPLEPWLLTPILGEQQSPQEEMFNMAHARARIFIERCFGVLKSRFRCLLRFRALHYSPTKAAYIVNACAVLHNICKLYHVPDPDPEPVEDMPLENMQGLMSGHMLDGSDVRARGAAVRHYVVQYLAQR